In Pseudomonas fluorescens, one genomic interval encodes:
- a CDS encoding APC family permease, giving the protein MNHSNGPKRHLPVMQALLITLGMVITTDILKTAPTVALNVGPAWFYWVWVLGGLASMAGALCFAEMAAAFPHPGGDYHFLRTAYGERMGFLFAWSRFSVMHTGWIALSAFMFADYVNAVVPLGRYGSGLFAGGVIAALVLLNLTGKHIGFITQTLLVGLLALGFLSIASAGVWLAWQGIEAAPASVSVAPENPGMAGFSAAMIFVFLAFGGWSDAATLSAEVRDGRRGIFIAMLGALTLLMAIYLALNWAFVRGLGFAGLAASNAPAVELLNRAFGAPGVLLILLMVGIAAIATINSTLLVGARTTYAAARDVPQLRRFGEWHERDGVPRKALLAEGAVALLLVLFGSFTQSGFNTMVEYLTPVYWLFLSFSSLALIILRRRFPDVPRPVRVPWYPLVPLLFFGLCLYMLYSSVTVVGWGAFLGIGVLLMGALLLAGLSRLASTPRQALGQISD; this is encoded by the coding sequence ATGAATCACTCCAACGGTCCCAAGCGTCACCTGCCGGTAATGCAGGCGTTGCTGATCACGCTGGGCATGGTGATCACCACCGACATCCTCAAGACCGCGCCGACCGTGGCGCTGAACGTCGGGCCTGCCTGGTTCTACTGGGTCTGGGTGCTCGGCGGCCTGGCGTCGATGGCCGGGGCGTTGTGCTTTGCCGAAATGGCCGCGGCATTTCCACATCCTGGCGGCGACTATCACTTTCTGCGCACGGCCTATGGCGAGCGCATGGGTTTCCTGTTCGCCTGGTCGCGCTTTTCGGTGATGCACACCGGCTGGATCGCCTTGTCGGCGTTCATGTTTGCTGATTACGTCAATGCCGTGGTGCCGCTCGGTCGATACGGCTCGGGGCTGTTTGCTGGCGGGGTGATCGCCGCGTTGGTGCTGCTCAATCTGACCGGCAAGCACATCGGTTTCATCACCCAGACGTTGTTGGTCGGCTTGTTGGCGCTGGGCTTTCTGAGCATCGCCAGCGCCGGGGTGTGGCTGGCGTGGCAGGGGATTGAAGCGGCGCCAGCGAGCGTTTCGGTTGCGCCGGAAAACCCCGGTATGGCCGGGTTTTCGGCGGCGATGATTTTCGTGTTTCTGGCGTTTGGTGGCTGGAGCGATGCGGCGACCTTGTCGGCGGAAGTGCGCGATGGGCGACGCGGAATCTTTATCGCCATGCTCGGTGCGCTGACGCTGCTGATGGCGATTTATCTGGCGCTGAACTGGGCGTTTGTGCGAGGCCTGGGATTCGCTGGACTGGCGGCGAGCAATGCACCGGCGGTGGAGCTGTTGAACCGTGCATTCGGGGCGCCGGGGGTGCTGCTGATTCTGCTGATGGTCGGCATCGCGGCCATCGCCACTATCAACTCGACCTTGCTGGTCGGCGCCCGCACCACCTACGCCGCGGCCCGCGATGTGCCGCAGTTGCGTCGTTTCGGCGAGTGGCACGAACGTGACGGCGTGCCGCGCAAAGCCCTGCTGGCGGAGGGCGCGGTGGCATTGTTGCTGGTGCTGTTTGGCAGTTTCACCCAGAGCGGCTTCAACACCATGGTCGAGTACCTGACCCCAGTGTATTGGTTGTTTCTGAGCTTCAGCAGCCTGGCGCTGATCATTCTGCGGCGGCGCTTTCCCGATGTGCCTAGGCCGGTGAGGGTGCCGTGGTATCCGCTGGTGCCGCTGCTGTTTTTCGGGCTGTGCCTGTACATGCTCTATTCGAGCGTGACGGTGGTGGGGTGGGGCGCGTTTCTGGGGATTGGTGTGTTGCTGATGGGGGCGCTGCTGCTGGCGGGATTGAGCCGCCTGGCGTCGACGCCTCGGCAAGCTCTCGGCCAGATCAGCGATTAG
- a CDS encoding molybdopterin-dependent oxidoreductase: MHNKAMRLRNSRAPKADPALGQRLPPGQVLTERFPILHEGTVPEYELATWSLRLFGKVGRGVELSFADLQGLPQRQLQCDIHCVTRWSKFDTQWSGVHLQDLLSELDIQPASRFVMAHADHDYQTNLLLDDLLHPDSLLATHYAGQPLTAQHGWPLRLVVAGRYFWKSAKWLRGLEFVDEEQPGFWERNGFHLHADPFTEQRVSAQALDIAEDAWLEKEFD; the protein is encoded by the coding sequence ATGCACAACAAAGCCATGCGTTTGCGCAACAGCCGCGCACCTAAGGCTGATCCGGCGCTCGGTCAACGTTTGCCGCCGGGGCAGGTGTTGACCGAGCGGTTCCCGATTCTCCACGAAGGCACGGTGCCGGAGTATGAGTTGGCAACCTGGTCACTGCGCCTGTTCGGCAAGGTCGGGCGTGGCGTCGAGTTGAGTTTTGCCGACCTGCAGGGTTTGCCGCAACGCCAGTTGCAATGTGACATTCATTGCGTCACACGCTGGTCGAAGTTCGACACGCAGTGGAGCGGGGTGCATCTGCAGGATTTGCTGAGCGAGCTCGATATCCAGCCCGCTTCACGTTTTGTCATGGCCCACGCCGATCACGATTACCAGACCAACCTGTTGCTGGACGACCTGCTGCACCCGGACAGCCTGCTCGCCACCCATTACGCCGGCCAACCCTTGACCGCCCAGCACGGCTGGCCACTGCGGCTGGTGGTCGCCGGGCGCTACTTCTGGAAAAGCGCCAAATGGCTGCGCGGTCTGGAGTTTGTCGACGAAGAACAACCCGGTTTCTGGGAGCGCAACGGCTTTCACCTGCACGCCGATCCGTTTACGGAGCAACGCGTTAGTGCACAGGCCCTGGACATTGCCGAGGATGCCTGGCTGGAAAAGGAATTCGACTGA
- a CDS encoding methionine ABC transporter ATP-binding protein codes for MIVVEQLSKTYPAAPAPALDQVSLSIPDGAIYGILGRSGAGKSTLLRCLNLLERPDSGRILIDGVDLLTLSASDLRRQRQRIGMIFQGFNLLHSRTVFDNIAVPLEIANVGKPWRHVRVRELLELVGLTDKAQAFPSQLSGGQKQRVGIARALAAEPAYLLSDEATSALDPETTASTLDLLRDINRQLGVTIVLITHELEVVKSICDHAAYMADGRLVESGPVPRLLADAQSSLGTSLRPTCGLPLGHDIPGLSFLKQYGVRAAQS; via the coding sequence ATGATCGTCGTCGAGCAGTTGAGCAAGACTTACCCGGCGGCGCCGGCACCGGCACTGGATCAGGTGTCGCTGAGTATTCCCGACGGCGCGATCTACGGCATCCTCGGGCGCAGCGGGGCGGGCAAGTCGACCCTGTTGCGCTGTCTCAATCTGCTTGAACGTCCGGACAGCGGGCGAATCCTGATCGACGGCGTGGACCTGTTGACGCTGTCTGCCAGCGACCTGCGCCGCCAGCGTCAGCGCATCGGCATGATCTTCCAGGGCTTCAATCTGCTGCACTCGCGCACCGTGTTCGACAACATCGCCGTGCCGCTGGAAATCGCCAACGTCGGCAAACCGTGGCGCCATGTGCGGGTGCGCGAGCTGCTGGAACTGGTCGGCTTGACTGACAAGGCGCAAGCCTTTCCCTCGCAGTTGTCCGGTGGGCAAAAACAACGGGTTGGGATTGCCCGCGCCCTGGCCGCCGAGCCGGCGTATCTGCTGTCGGACGAAGCCACCAGCGCGCTGGATCCGGAAACCACCGCGTCGACTCTTGACCTGCTGCGCGACATCAATCGGCAACTGGGCGTGACCATAGTGCTGATCACCCATGAGCTGGAGGTGGTCAAGTCGATCTGCGATCACGCGGCGTACATGGCTGACGGGCGACTGGTCGAGTCCGGCCCGGTGCCGCGTTTGCTCGCCGATGCGCAATCGAGTCTCGGCACTTCGTTACGTCCAACCTGCGGCCTGCCGCTGGGCCACGACATCCCCGGGCTCAGCTTCCTCAAGCAATACGGCGTGCGGGCGGCTCAGTCATGA
- a CDS encoding TonB-dependent receptor plug domain-containing protein, producing the protein MYHRSRSLLAIAVVGAIWQVPAQAEDTSTRVNDDTRLGTVLVTGTRGTARTVLDSPVPVDILTATDLKSTGAADGELGQALQTLLPSFSMPRQSNSGGADHVRAAQLRGMSPDQVLVLVNGKRRHTSAVVNDSSKIGRGTAPVDFNSIPISAIKRIEVLRDGAGAQYGSDAIAGVINIILDDAPEGGEVSTSYGAFHTHQDAIGRTTTDGQNSVTTAKIGTRLGEEGGFIRGGTEYKNRNPTNRAGFDGFADTPDQRNYVMGDGLARDVNLWFNSELPLAGGKAYSFGTYNQRHTTGAEFYRYPYEQPQFYPNGYLPQSLGDNKDVSATAGFKGMIGEDWDFDSSLTHGRNRFDGSTRRTLNVSLGEDSPTKFDTGDYELRQTTTNLDFSRELRLGGRSFVLALGGEYRYENYLTYAGDEASYIGSGADGANGLRPSEESDLDRNVFATYAELSGDLTERFFVDAATRWEHYDDAGSKITGKLSGRYKLTEQWALRGAVSNNFRAPSLAQSGFQNTTSNFGEGGTLTDIRVLSVNDPIARALGAEKLDPETSKNFSLGLTFQLNERFDASLDVFRIDVKDRITLSQRIGSDAMEQYINDNFGVAGVHDVNFFTNAADTSTHGAELVLNYHQPLYEGQLGLTTAYTYNHTKVTSTKGTPSQLTALGIGNDALVGVEETNTLTDAAPKDRFVFSANWASEHWGLLGRLTRQGETTRVFDFGDSQPEQTYGAVWQLDAEVTYKFTPKFSVALGGNNLTDNYPERSGSAINYGGNLPYDVLSPIGTNGAYYYASATYGF; encoded by the coding sequence ATGTATCACCGTTCCCGTTCATTACTGGCCATCGCGGTGGTCGGTGCGATCTGGCAAGTTCCGGCGCAAGCCGAAGACACTTCCACGCGCGTTAACGATGACACACGGCTGGGTACCGTGCTGGTCACCGGCACCCGTGGCACTGCTCGCACGGTGCTGGATTCTCCGGTGCCGGTTGACATATTGACTGCCACCGACCTCAAGTCCACCGGCGCGGCCGACGGTGAGCTGGGTCAGGCGCTGCAAACGTTGCTGCCATCGTTCAGCATGCCGCGTCAGTCCAACTCCGGTGGCGCCGACCACGTGCGCGCCGCACAGCTGCGCGGCATGAGCCCGGATCAGGTGCTAGTGCTGGTCAACGGCAAGCGTCGTCACACTTCAGCGGTGGTCAACGACTCGTCGAAAATCGGTCGCGGTACGGCGCCGGTGGACTTCAACTCGATCCCCATCAGCGCGATCAAACGCATCGAAGTGCTGCGCGACGGCGCCGGTGCGCAGTACGGTTCCGATGCGATTGCCGGGGTGATCAACATCATCCTCGACGACGCGCCCGAGGGCGGCGAAGTGTCCACCAGCTACGGCGCGTTTCACACCCATCAGGACGCCATCGGCAGAACCACCACCGACGGCCAGAACAGCGTGACCACGGCCAAGATCGGCACGCGTCTGGGTGAAGAGGGCGGGTTCATTCGCGGCGGTACCGAGTACAAAAATCGCAACCCGACCAACCGCGCCGGTTTCGACGGTTTTGCCGATACCCCGGACCAGCGCAACTACGTGATGGGCGACGGCCTGGCGCGGGACGTCAACCTGTGGTTCAACAGCGAGCTGCCGCTGGCCGGCGGCAAGGCCTACAGCTTCGGCACCTACAACCAGCGCCACACCACCGGCGCCGAATTCTATCGCTACCCCTACGAGCAGCCGCAGTTCTATCCCAACGGCTACCTGCCGCAGTCGCTGGGCGACAACAAGGACGTCTCTGCCACCGCCGGTTTCAAAGGCATGATCGGCGAAGACTGGGACTTCGACAGCAGCCTTACCCATGGCCGTAACCGCTTCGACGGATCCACCCGCCGCACCCTTAACGTCAGCCTCGGCGAGGACTCGCCGACGAAATTCGACACCGGCGATTACGAACTGCGCCAGACCACCACCAACCTCGATTTCAGTCGCGAGCTGCGCCTCGGTGGACGCTCGTTCGTGCTGGCGCTGGGTGGTGAATACCGTTACGAAAACTACCTGACCTACGCGGGTGACGAGGCCTCCTACATCGGCTCCGGCGCTGACGGCGCCAACGGTCTGCGCCCCAGCGAAGAGTCGGACCTGGACCGCAACGTGTTTGCGACCTACGCCGAGTTGTCGGGCGATCTCACCGAGCGCTTCTTCGTCGACGCCGCCACGCGTTGGGAACATTACGACGATGCCGGCAGCAAAATCACCGGCAAGCTCAGCGGTCGCTACAAACTGACCGAGCAGTGGGCGCTGCGCGGTGCGGTGTCGAACAACTTCCGCGCGCCGTCGCTGGCGCAGAGCGGTTTCCAGAACACCACCAGCAACTTCGGCGAAGGCGGCACGCTCACCGATATTCGTGTGCTCTCGGTCAACGACCCGATCGCCCGCGCGCTGGGGGCCGAGAAGCTCGATCCGGAAACCTCGAAGAACTTCAGCCTCGGCCTGACCTTCCAGCTCAACGAACGCTTCGACGCTTCGCTCGATGTATTCCGCATCGACGTCAAGGACCGCATCACCCTGTCGCAGCGCATCGGCAGCGACGCCATGGAGCAATACATCAACGACAACTTCGGCGTGGCCGGGGTGCATGACGTCAACTTCTTCACCAACGCCGCCGACACCAGCACCCACGGCGCCGAACTGGTGCTCAACTACCATCAGCCGCTGTATGAAGGGCAACTGGGCCTGACCACCGCGTACACCTACAACCACACCAAAGTCACCAGCACCAAAGGCACACCCTCGCAACTGACGGCGCTGGGGATCGGCAACGATGCACTGGTCGGCGTTGAAGAAACCAATACTCTGACCGACGCTGCGCCCAAGGATCGTTTCGTGTTTTCCGCCAACTGGGCCAGCGAACACTGGGGCCTGCTCGGGCGTCTGACCCGTCAGGGCGAGACCACTCGCGTGTTCGACTTTGGCGACTCGCAACCGGAGCAGACCTATGGCGCGGTGTGGCAACTGGATGCCGAGGTGACCTACAAATTCACCCCGAAATTCAGCGTCGCCCTGGGCGGCAACAACCTCACCGACAACTACCCGGAGCGCTCCGGCTCGGCGATCAATTACGGCGGCAACCTGCCGTATGACGTGCTGTCGCCGATCGGCACCAACGGCGCTTACTACTACGCCAGCGCCACTTACGGCTTCTGA
- a CDS encoding methionine ABC transporter permease: MNRSIDWNEILQLVFNATGETLYMVLLAGLFTLLIGLPLGVLLFVSRRDGLWPLPRLNAALGSLVNLGRSLPFVVMLIALIPLTRLVVGTTLGSTAAVVPITIGAFPFFARIVENALDEVDKGRIEAILAMGGDIRHVIFKVLLPEALPALLAGITLTLVMLIGFSSMAGVIGGGGLGDLAIRYGYQRFNNEVMVATVVVLVILVQGVQSLGDRLVRSLAHRR; the protein is encoded by the coding sequence ATGAACCGCAGCATCGACTGGAATGAAATCCTGCAACTGGTGTTCAACGCCACCGGCGAAACCCTGTACATGGTCTTGCTTGCCGGGCTGTTCACGCTACTGATCGGTTTGCCGCTCGGGGTGTTGCTGTTTGTCAGTCGCCGCGACGGCCTGTGGCCGCTGCCACGGCTCAATGCCGCGCTGGGTTCGCTGGTCAATCTGGGGCGCTCGCTACCCTTTGTGGTGATGCTGATTGCGCTGATTCCGCTGACCCGACTGGTGGTCGGCACCACCCTCGGCAGCACCGCGGCGGTGGTGCCGATCACCATTGGCGCGTTTCCGTTTTTTGCGCGGATCGTCGAGAACGCGCTGGACGAAGTCGACAAGGGCCGCATCGAAGCGATCCTCGCCATGGGCGGCGACATCCGTCATGTGATTTTCAAAGTGCTGTTGCCCGAAGCGCTGCCCGCGTTGCTGGCGGGGATCACTCTGACGCTGGTGATGCTGATCGGTTTTTCATCCATGGCCGGGGTGATTGGCGGTGGCGGCCTCGGTGATCTGGCGATCCGATATGGCTATCAGCGTTTCAACAATGAAGTGATGGTCGCCACCGTGGTGGTGCTGGTCATTCTGGTGCAGGGCGTGCAGAGCCTGGGCGACCGGCTGGTGCGTTCGCTGGCCCATCGGCGTTAA
- a CDS encoding substrate-binding domain-containing protein — translation MHGSIKQFARHCLAGAVLSALALSAQAKALPGAPAPFDKGQVQIALVGYLFSGDFPEAYLRGVEKQTEALGANLRVFDARQQAASQGEMIDQAIDLGVDGIIVQLGLAETLKGPIDRAIAKGIKVVAFDVDLNSPQVTQVEQDHHALARLALDQAVKDNGTRFDAGYVYISGFTPMERRDEIWSQVKKANPGIIEKARFGTLNPPIANSVADQASAVLRANPDISVIFAPFDEFAKGAKIAVDEAGLGRKVKIYSADISTADIQIMKEPDSAWAATAAVNPQVAGAISVRSLAMLIAGENPGHQVLVPPTLITRQQLLDLDVKNVRDLAQKLPAFGDTANVARAEWIPVAN, via the coding sequence ATGCACGGTTCAATCAAGCAGTTCGCACGCCATTGCCTCGCCGGCGCGGTGCTCTCGGCGTTGGCTTTGAGCGCTCAGGCCAAGGCATTGCCGGGGGCTCCGGCGCCGTTCGACAAGGGGCAGGTGCAGATCGCGCTGGTCGGCTATCTGTTTTCCGGGGACTTTCCCGAAGCGTATCTGCGCGGCGTGGAGAAACAGACCGAGGCGCTGGGGGCCAATCTGCGGGTGTTCGATGCGCGGCAGCAGGCAGCGAGTCAGGGCGAGATGATCGATCAGGCGATCGACCTCGGCGTAGACGGGATCATCGTGCAACTGGGCCTGGCGGAAACCCTCAAGGGACCGATTGACCGGGCGATCGCCAAAGGCATCAAGGTGGTGGCGTTCGACGTTGACCTGAACAGCCCGCAGGTGACCCAGGTCGAGCAGGATCACCATGCACTGGCGCGACTGGCGCTGGATCAGGCGGTGAAGGACAACGGCACGCGGTTCGATGCCGGTTATGTGTACATCAGCGGCTTCACGCCGATGGAGCGCCGCGACGAGATCTGGAGTCAGGTGAAAAAGGCCAATCCGGGCATCATCGAGAAGGCGCGTTTCGGCACGCTCAACCCGCCGATTGCCAACTCGGTGGCGGATCAGGCCAGCGCGGTGTTGCGCGCCAATCCGGATATCAGCGTGATCTTCGCGCCGTTCGACGAGTTCGCCAAAGGCGCGAAAATCGCCGTCGACGAGGCCGGGCTGGGGCGCAAGGTGAAGATCTACAGCGCCGACATCTCCACCGCCGACATTCAGATCATGAAAGAACCGGACAGTGCCTGGGCGGCGACCGCAGCGGTCAATCCGCAAGTGGCGGGGGCGATCAGCGTGCGCAGTCTGGCGATGTTGATTGCCGGCGAAAATCCGGGACATCAGGTGTTGGTGCCACCGACCCTGATCACACGCCAACAGTTGCTCGATCTGGACGTGAAAAACGTCCGCGACCTGGCGCAGAAACTCCCGGCGTTCGGCGATACCGCCAATGTGGCGCGGGCCGAGTGGATTCCTGTGGCGAACTGA
- a CDS encoding ABC transporter permease gives MPDSSSLLSAATAPAERLLQALIRYGLLWLLALIVVFFSVAEPAFWRVGNLFSILQSVSIVALLALGVTLTMAVGGLDLSIGAVAAMSLMIASYVMVVLGWGAVPAVLISLAGGALVGLLNGWLIVKLRVPDILATLGSMFLVIGVQLIPTGGRSIAVGMTLPSGVETEGTFSTAFLALGRGRLWDVVPVPVLITALVALAVWLFLERTRIGRLFYAIGGNEQAARLAGAPVQRFKLLAYVLSALLASLGGLLLAARLGRGDVSSGNGLVLDALGAALIGFAVLGAKKPNAFGTLVGALLVASLLNGLTMLNAPYYTQDFVKGLVLVLALMFTFGLAHRAR, from the coding sequence GTGCCTGATTCGAGTTCATTGTTGTCTGCCGCTACGGCACCCGCCGAGCGCCTGCTGCAAGCGCTGATCCGCTACGGCCTGTTGTGGCTGCTGGCGCTGATCGTGGTGTTTTTCAGTGTCGCGGAGCCGGCGTTTTGGCGCGTCGGCAATCTGTTCAGCATCTTGCAGTCGGTGTCGATCGTCGCGCTGCTGGCCCTTGGCGTGACGCTGACCATGGCCGTCGGCGGACTTGATCTGTCGATTGGTGCGGTGGCGGCGATGAGCCTGATGATCGCCAGTTACGTGATGGTGGTGCTCGGTTGGGGCGCGGTGCCGGCGGTGCTGATCAGTCTGGCCGGTGGCGCACTGGTCGGGCTGCTCAATGGCTGGCTGATCGTCAAGCTGCGGGTGCCGGACATTCTCGCGACGCTGGGCAGCATGTTTCTGGTGATCGGCGTGCAACTGATTCCCACGGGCGGACGCTCGATTGCGGTGGGCATGACCTTGCCCAGTGGCGTGGAAACCGAAGGCACGTTCAGTACGGCGTTTCTCGCCCTCGGCCGCGGCCGCTTGTGGGACGTGGTGCCGGTGCCGGTGTTGATCACTGCGTTGGTGGCGCTGGCGGTGTGGCTGTTTCTTGAGCGCACGCGCATCGGCCGGTTGTTTTATGCGATTGGCGGCAACGAGCAGGCAGCGCGATTGGCAGGCGCGCCAGTGCAGCGCTTCAAGTTGCTCGCTTACGTACTGTCGGCATTGCTCGCTTCGCTTGGCGGGTTGCTGTTGGCGGCGCGCCTGGGTCGGGGTGATGTCAGCTCCGGCAACGGACTGGTGCTCGACGCCCTCGGCGCGGCGCTAATCGGTTTTGCCGTGCTCGGGGCGAAGAAGCCCAATGCCTTTGGCACATTGGTCGGCGCACTACTCGTTGCCTCGTTGCTCAACGGTCTGACCATGCTCAACGCGCCGTACTACACGCAGGATTTCGTCAAGGGACTGGTGCTGGTGCTGGCCCTGATGTTCACCTTCGGCCTCGCGCATCGGGCGCGCTGA
- a CDS encoding MetQ/NlpA family ABC transporter substrate-binding protein, producing the protein MLKKAGLTLAVLGALVTSFGAQALEPLRVAADPVPHAQILAYIQTIDPQLKLKVIEIPNGVNSNELLVHGDVDANYFQHLPYLKSQEQALGQKLAVAATVHIEPLGIYSRRHKSFADVPEKGTVAVPNNVTNLSRALYLLQDNGLIKLKPGFKDPAADQATPKDIAENPKQLKILEIESPQIPRALDDVDLAVINGNYALEAGLVPAQDALGLEKAEHNPYANILVTTPTLQNDPRIAQLAKDLTSPQVAKYITDNFKGSVIPVVDAKP; encoded by the coding sequence ATGTTGAAAAAAGCAGGTTTGACCCTGGCCGTGCTCGGCGCGCTGGTGACTTCGTTCGGCGCTCAGGCACTGGAGCCGTTGCGGGTGGCCGCCGACCCGGTGCCCCACGCGCAGATTCTCGCGTACATCCAGACAATCGATCCGCAACTCAAGCTCAAGGTCATCGAGATTCCCAACGGCGTGAACTCCAACGAGCTGTTGGTGCATGGCGATGTCGATGCCAATTACTTCCAGCATCTGCCTTATCTGAAATCCCAGGAACAAGCGCTGGGGCAGAAACTCGCGGTGGCCGCCACGGTGCATATCGAGCCGCTGGGCATCTATTCGCGCCGGCACAAAAGCTTCGCCGACGTGCCGGAAAAAGGCACCGTGGCGGTTCCCAACAACGTCACCAACCTGAGCCGTGCGCTGTACCTGTTACAGGACAACGGGCTGATCAAACTCAAGCCCGGTTTCAAGGATCCGGCAGCCGATCAGGCCACACCCAAAGACATCGCCGAGAACCCGAAACAGCTGAAGATCCTTGAAATCGAATCGCCGCAAATCCCTCGGGCCCTGGACGATGTCGACCTTGCGGTGATCAACGGCAACTACGCGCTGGAAGCCGGACTGGTGCCGGCCCAGGATGCGCTGGGGCTGGAGAAGGCCGAGCACAATCCGTACGCCAACATTCTGGTGACCACGCCGACACTGCAAAACGATCCGCGCATCGCACAACTGGCCAAAGACCTGACCTCGCCGCAAGTAGCGAAATACATCACCGATAACTTCAAGGGTTCGGTGATCCCCGTGGTGGATGCCAAGCCATGA
- a CDS encoding sugar ABC transporter ATP-binding protein yields MSVVVARAPLIQVRELSKRFGSNSALDRVSLQIHPAEVVALLGANGAGKSTLVKILAGSQRADGGEIYIDGQPRQFSSPLSARRVGIVAVHQQINEGIAPGLSVAENLLLDELCKPDADFWLNRKRLLERAASIAAGLGLVLPLEQPIEHLGQAERQLVVLARAFALQPRLLILDEPTAALSDAEAQRLFDLIDILRSRGVAIVYISHRLSDLQRVADRAIVLRDGRLAGEFSARQLPEAVHAMLGQALDGHVYTPGSVGQKVLGARGLQILPRSRRFDFDLHQGEVVVLTGLLGAGKSEIAEVLFGLRKAVAGSLQLDGMDWLPGSPRAAIRSGVFLAAEDRASQSLVPDFSLRRTLTLPFLQRFTRAGFIRNRAEAAAVEAQVAALGIKTAGIEVPMSALSGGNQQKVVLGRWLLGDGRVLILDEPFQGVDVRARREIGQLLRDSAGGRATLVICADVDETLEIADRILLVRDHAVVAEYPRAGLERATLVAALAGSDASENPFHATPRSRASA; encoded by the coding sequence ATGAGTGTCGTCGTGGCCCGCGCGCCGCTGATTCAGGTGCGTGAACTGAGCAAGCGCTTCGGCTCGAACAGCGCCCTGGATCGCGTCAGCCTGCAGATTCATCCCGCCGAAGTGGTGGCGTTGCTCGGTGCCAACGGTGCCGGCAAATCGACGCTGGTGAAGATTCTCGCCGGCAGCCAGCGCGCCGATGGCGGCGAGATTTACATCGACGGGCAGCCCCGGCAATTCAGTTCGCCGCTGTCGGCACGCCGGGTCGGGATTGTCGCGGTGCATCAGCAGATCAACGAGGGCATTGCGCCCGGTTTGAGCGTGGCGGAAAACCTGTTGCTCGATGAGTTGTGCAAGCCTGACGCGGACTTCTGGCTCAATCGCAAACGCTTGCTGGAACGCGCCGCGAGTATCGCCGCCGGGCTGGGTCTGGTGTTGCCGCTGGAGCAGCCGATTGAACACTTGGGCCAGGCCGAGCGGCAGTTGGTGGTGCTGGCGCGGGCCTTTGCCTTGCAGCCGCGTCTGCTGATTCTCGATGAGCCAACGGCGGCGTTGTCGGATGCCGAGGCGCAGCGTCTGTTTGATCTGATCGATATCTTGCGCAGCCGTGGCGTGGCGATTGTTTACATCTCCCATCGCTTGTCCGATCTGCAACGGGTCGCGGATCGCGCCATTGTCCTGCGCGATGGGCGACTGGCCGGAGAGTTCAGCGCGCGGCAGTTGCCCGAGGCGGTGCACGCCATGCTCGGGCAGGCGCTGGACGGGCATGTCTACACGCCCGGCAGCGTGGGGCAAAAAGTATTGGGTGCGCGAGGTTTGCAGATTTTGCCACGATCCAGACGTTTCGATTTCGACCTGCACCAAGGCGAAGTGGTGGTGCTGACCGGGCTGCTCGGCGCTGGCAAAAGCGAGATCGCCGAAGTGCTGTTCGGCTTGCGTAAAGCCGTGGCTGGCAGCCTGCAACTGGACGGCATGGACTGGCTGCCGGGTTCGCCAAGGGCGGCGATTCGCAGCGGTGTGTTTCTCGCAGCGGAGGATCGCGCCAGTCAATCGTTGGTGCCCGACTTTTCCCTGCGCCGCACCCTGACGCTGCCGTTTCTGCAGCGCTTCACCCGTGCCGGGTTCATTCGCAACCGCGCCGAAGCCGCAGCGGTCGAGGCGCAAGTCGCGGCGCTGGGGATCAAGACCGCCGGCATCGAGGTGCCGATGAGCGCGCTGTCCGGCGGCAATCAACAGAAAGTTGTGCTGGGTCGCTGGCTGCTCGGGGACGGGCGGGTGCTGATTCTCGATGAACCGTTTCAGGGTGTCGACGTGCGCGCCCGTCGCGAGATCGGCCAGTTGCTGCGCGACAGTGCCGGCGGCCGCGCGACCCTGGTGATCTGCGCCGATGTCGATGAAACCCTGGAAATCGCCGACCGCATTCTGTTGGTGCGCGATCACGCGGTGGTCGCCGAATACCCGCGCGCCGGTCTTGAACGCGCGACCCTGGTCGCTGCGCTGGCCGGCAGCGACGCTAGCGAAAATCCCTTTCATGCCACGCCAAGGAGCAGAGCGAGTGCCTGA